The Cottoperca gobio chromosome 6, fCotGob3.1, whole genome shotgun sequence genome has a segment encoding these proteins:
- the ighmbp2 gene encoding DNA-binding protein SMUBP-2 has protein sequence MAVEQFVSKTLELLLEEREAEIEETRIWQENISLKDLQNKGVCLLKLQIGSQSTGLYGRTVVVLEPRKYLGLPSLPSNSFGPGDIVGLYDTGGCTAASQIGTGIVTRVSQTSISVAFDDSKDGQSFETGGLHNLLKLANDVTYKRMKNALNTLNGYGNGPAANLINVLFGDSTPSSHSQPNVKFFNSNLDDSQREAVSFTLSQRELAVIHGPPGTGKTTTVVEIILQAVKQGQKVLCCAPSNVAVDNLVERLARCKAKVLRLGHPARLLESIQKHSLDAILAQSDDANIIADIRKDMDKAFVGIKKMREKGERVNYKREIGELRKELKTRESAAIAQILKSADVVLSTNTGACGTGPLKYLPAEHFDWVVIDECAQALESSCWIALLRARKCILAGDYKQLPPTIKSQKAASKGLSLSLMERLIQMYGDSVVRMLTVQYRMNSAIMEWASKEMYQGRLTAHSSVERHLLKDLPGVACVEETSTPLLLIDTAGCGLSEMEVTDEQSKGNQGEVDIVELHIKALTEAGVKAKDIAVIAPYNLQVDLLRQKLSARHPELEIKSVDGFQGREKEAVVLSLVRSNRKGEVGFLTEDRRINVAVTRARRHIAVVCDTQTVQSHAFLKSLINHMTEFGEVRTAFEYIQDIVPQNYTRDSKDTKANASSGSSTSTKQKVKDQPPSRAKPQQNKSTGSSSNENTAGTEKHTKSCITSLMEEEQKKNRCAEIRAQVESFLKDSNQSELQFPSSFNSHDRLLVHQIAEELGLVHESKGEGKDRCITVARPLVSTPAEEPTHEEEAEEEEEDEEAQEEEKVPNPQREPPSQPPLDMKSLHLERMKREQQKREENAQLKKQQNILPPALAQSSKKPKSAKGKNKMKTGACGIAAAAAPDDDFDTLIKAVIKAESVCSFVKCKASVLMLGQLCLFCNRQYCLGHHIPEVHGCGDKAKSHARMRISKEGVLYAGSGKKDKSMDPNKKAYLHRKLDSKLKDMSSQRKPKQKEEDS, from the exons ATGGCGGTTGAACAATTTGTATCAAAGACACTCGAGCTTCtactggaggagagggaggctgaaATAGAGGAGACCAG GATATGGCAGGAGAACATCTCTCTCAAGGatcttcaaaataaaggcgttTGCCTGCTGAAATTGCAGATAGGCAGTCAGTCCACAGGCCTGTACGGTCGCACGGTCGTCGTCCTCGAGCCAAGAAAGTATCTTGGTTTGCCATCTCTGCCAAGCAACAGCTTTGGACCTG GGGACATAGTCGGCCTTTATGACACTGGTGGATGCACCGCAGCCTCACAGATCGGCACAGGAATAGTGACGAGGGTCAGCCAAACTTCTATAAGTGTGGCCTTTGACGATTCAAAGGATGGCCAAAGCTTTGAAACGGGTGGTCTTCACAACCTCTTAAAGTTGGCAAATGACGTCACCTACAAACGAATGAAAAA TGCCTTGAATACATTAAATGGATACGGCAATGGACCAGCTGCCAATCTGATAAATGTTCTGTTTGGAGACTCAACACCGTCTTCTCATTCACAGCCAA ATGTTAAGTTCTTTAACTCGAACTTGGATGATTCCCAGAGAGAAGCGGTGTCCTTTACTTTGTCTCAGAGAGAACTGGCTGTGATTCATGGACCACCAGGCACTGGAAAAACCACCACAGTGGTGGAGATCATCCTGCAAGCAGTCAAACAAGGCCAAAAG gtctTGTGCTGTGCGCCCTCTAATGTGGCCGTGGATAATTTAGTGGAGAGGTTAGCCCGGTGTAAGGCAAAGGTCCTGAGGCTGGGTCACCCTGCCAGACTGCTGGAGTCCATACAGAAACATTCACTAGATGCCATCCTCGCTCAAAGTGACGACGCAAACATCATTGCAGACATTCGTAAAGACATGGATAAAGCCTTT GTGGGAATAAAGAAGATGCGTGAAAAAGGAGAGCGGGTGAATTACAAAAGGGAAATAGGGGAGCTAAGAAAAGAGCTGAAAACCAGGGAATCAGCAGCCATCGCCCAGATCCTAAAAAGTGCTGATGTTGTGTTATCAACCAACACAG gtgcTTGTGGCACTGGCCCTCTGAAGTACCTGCCAGCAGAGCATTTTGATTGGGTGGTGATAGACGAGTGTGCTCAGGCCCTGGAGAGCAGCTGCTGGATCGCCCTGCTCAGAGCACGCAAGTGCATCCTGGCTGGAGACTACAAGCAGTTACCCCCTACTATCAAATcacaaaa GGCTGCATCAAAAGGCTTGTCCCTCAGTCTCATGGAGAGACTCATCCAGATGTATGGGGACTCAGTGGTCCGGATGCTAACAGTTCAGTACCGCATGAACAGTGCCATCATGGAGTGGGCCTCCAAAGAGATGTACCAGGGACGACTAACGGCTCACAGCTCCGTAGAGAGACACTTGTTAAA AGATCTGCCAGGAGTCGCCTGTGTTGAAGAGACCAGCACGCCGCTTCTTCTCATCGACACTGCAGGCTGCGGTCTGAGCGAGATGGAGGTCACAGATGAGCAGTCCAAAGGAAATCAAG GTGAGGTCGACATTGTTGAACTGCACATAAAGGCCTTGACTGAAGCTGGCGTTAAGGCTAAAGACATCGCTGTTATTGCTCCGTACAATCTACAA GTCGATCTTCTGCGTCAGAAACTCTCTGCGAGGCATCCGGAGCTGGAGATAAAGTCAGTGGATGGATTTCAGGGCCGAGAGAAAGAGGCTGTGGTGTTGTCGTTAGTCCGATCCAACAGAAAGg GGGAAGTTGGATTTCTGACGGAGGACCGAAGGATTAATGTTGCTGTAACACGTGCGAGACGTCACATCGCTGTTGTGTGCGACACCCAGACTGTCCAGAGTCACGCTTTCCTGAAGTCCCTGATCAATCACATGACTGAGTTTGGCGAGGTCAGAACAGCATTTGAGTACATCCAAGACATCGTGCCACAAAACTACACCCGTGACTCCAAAGACACCAAGGCTAATGCGTCTTCCGGCAGCTCCACGTCCACCAAACAGAAGGTTAAAGATCAGCCTCCCAGCAGGGCGAAGCCACAACAAAATAAGTCCACTGGTAGCAGCAGTAATGAAAATACTGCTGGTACAGAGAAGCACACAAAGTCCTGCATTACATCACTGATGGaggaagagcagaagaagaacagatgTGCTGAGATCAGAGCGCAGGTGGAGAGCTTTCTAAAGGACTCAAATCAGAGTGAACTACAATTCCCATCATCGTTTAACTCTCATGACCGCCTGCTGGTCCACCAGATCGCTGAGGAGCTGGGCCTCGTGCATGAGAGTAAAGGCGAGGGGAAAGACAGGTGCATCACTGTCGCCAGGCCCCTGGTGTCAACGCCGGCTGAGGAGCcaacacatgaagaagaagcagaagaagaagaagaagatgaagaagcacaggaagaagaaaaagtccCAAATCCCCAAAGAGAGCCGCCCAGTCAACCTCCGTTAGACATGAAGAGTTTACATTTGGAGCGAATGAAGAGGGAGCAGCAGAAGAGGGAAGAAAATGCTCAACTAAAGAAGCAACAGAACATCCTCCCACCAGCTCTAGCCCAGTCATCAAAGAAGCCCAAGTCTGCTAAAG GAAAGAACAAAATGAAGACGGGCGCCTGCGGCATCGCAGCTGCCGCCGCTCCAGATGATGACTTCGACACACTTATCAAGGCTGTCATAAAGGCTGAAAGTGTGTGCAGTTTTGTCAAGTGTAAAGCTTCTGTGCTGATGCTCGGACAGCTCTGCCTGTTCTGCAACAGGCAGTATTGTCTCGGTCATCATATACCAGAG GTTCACGGCTGTGGAGACAAAGCCAAGTCTCATGCTCGGATGAGAATAAGCAAAGAAGGCGTTCTTTACGCCGGGAGTGGGAAGAAAGACAAATCCATGGACCCCAATAAGAAAGCCTATCTGCACAGGAAACTGGACTCTAAACTGAAAGATATGTCTTCACAGAGGAAACCcaaacagaaagaggaggacAGTTAA
- the LOC115009511 gene encoding zinc-binding protein A33-like, translating into MAAISFTEGDLLCPQCSEIYYLPVLLKCGHNICRVCLQKFWEFKGCRECPVCRDVSVLGRPAINLALKIAADEYQVLQTSSNQEVCLLHNEKLKIFCHNDLEPICLVCQTSKKHNVHESSPVEEAAQLKKNEISDKLESLRKKLRLLMKTKVHWEETKNYIQSQAYQCEEEIKEEFEKLHLFLREEEISRLKVLKQEEQIKTQVMCEKLENIQDQIKTLYSTIGDVEAALRVKDLTFLQGYKQTKKRVKCNIQDPECIRDILINSAKHLGSLRFVIWKKMENIVACVPITLDPNTAQSNLKFSEALTCVQYSSKQLLPDNPERCTSRMCVLGAPGFTSGKHSWTVEVGQGKDWDIGVAQESIKRKSTVFLNPSEGFWVIGLSNGDSFWAQTSPRTKLVLKQKPEKITVQLDYDKGKVVFINAADLTTIHSFKDRFTEKIFPYFSPGLCEKEKSSSPLTICPQTVTVYVK; encoded by the exons ATGGCAGCGATTTCATTCACTGAAGGGGACTTACTTTGTCCTCAATGCTCTGAGATTTATTACCTTCCTGTTCTCCTAAAATGTGGCCACAATATTTGCAGAGTTTGTTTACAGAAATTCTGGGAATTCAAAGGATGTCGAGAATGTCCTGTGTGTCGCGACGTGTCTGTCCTTGGGAGGCCTGCTATCAATTTGGCACTAAAGATAGCTGCGGACGAATATCAAGTGCTGCAGACCAGCAGCAATCAAGAAGTTTGTCTACTCCACAACGAGAAGCTGAAGATATTTTGTCACAATGACCTAGAGCCCATCTGCCTTGTCTGCCAAACGTCAAAAAAGCATAATGTTCACGAGAGCTCCCCAGTGGAGGAAGCGGCCCAACTGAAAAAG AACGAAATTTCAGACAAGCTGGAGTCCTTGAGGAAAAAGCTCAGACTATTGATGAAGACCAAGGTGCACTGGGAGGAAACCAAAAACTATATCCAG AGCCAAGCTTACCAATGTGAGGAAGAGATAAAGGAGGAGTTTGAGAAGCTGCACCTTTTCCTTAGAGAGGAAGAAATCAGTCGACTGAAGGTGCTCAAACAGGAAGAGCAAATCAAGACTCAGGTGATGTGTGAGAAGCTGGAAAACATCCAGGACCAGATCAAAACCCTCTATTCCACTATCGGTGATGTGGAGGCCGCCCTCAGAGTGAAGGACTTAACATTTCTACAG ggCTACaagcagacaaagaaaag GGTCAAATGCAACATTCAAGATCCAGAGTGCATCAGAGATATCCTGATCAACTCTGCAAAGCATCTGGGATCACTTCGGTTTGTTATTTGGAAGAAGATGGAAAACATCGTGGCATGTG TTCCGATTACTCTGGATCCAAACACGGCCCAGTCCAACTTAAAGTTCTCTGAAGCGTTGACCTGTGTGCAGTACAGCAGCAAGCAGCTCCTACCTGACAACCCTGAACGCTGCACCAGCCGCATGTGTGTGCTGGGAGCGCCCGGCTTCACGTCCGGGAAGCACAGCTGGACCGTGGAGGTGGGTCAGGGCAAAGACTGGGACATCGGAGTGGCCCAAGAATCCATCAAGAGGAAGAGTACCGTCTTCCTCAACCCGAGCGAGGGTTTCTGGGTGATCGGCCTGAGCAATGGAGACTCATTCTGGGCTCAGACCTCACCACGCACCAAGCTCGTGTTGAAGCAGAAGCCTGAGAAGATTACTGTGCAGCTGGACTATGACAAAGGAAAGGTCGTTTTCATCAACGCTGCTGATTTGACAACAATACACTCATTCAAAGACAGATTCACAGAGAAGATTTTCCCCTACTTCTCCCCTGGATTGTGTGAAAAGGAGAAAAGCTCCAGCCCACTGACAATCTGTCCTCAGACAGTAACGGTGTATGTAAAGTAG